The Stomoxys calcitrans chromosome 3, idStoCalc2.1, whole genome shotgun sequence genome includes a region encoding these proteins:
- the LOC106085969 gene encoding uncharacterized protein LOC106085969 → MDIHTHKEHEEIKGSGCEPQEESSTQLRSNNRRNFERLSSLIVFSTNTESSDSSPAGNTNQLKSPKPLRNDDRKKIQRKTSSCGSTITKEVKSAAEDKQNHQRKSISGASTPTKEVKTPVESKQNLQPILRQQRRTTLRPNSLFISPPSFINNGPSLLQKSPLHTRMESKKIIKRPTSLLTCPPSFIDNGPSCGLSEKKSPVVLRKDQKKNLVRPKSLFICPPSFIGNGPSTTPKTPQYQKKSIARTSSLSTCPPSFIGNGPSYGLLSPQSPNLLRGEQRKKIVRPTSLYTCPPSFIDNGPSTTPNPLKEDIESEGCLLRNPTPTIREDDAITQEGNVNPTNTSNQQQNGRRKNFERTCSLFIIPPSHEDKTPTFHCELKSPKKLQQPNYGDNIKPKRSILKSVS, encoded by the coding sequence ATGGATATTCACACTCATAAAGAGCATGAAGAAATTAAAGGCTCCGGATGTGAACCTCAAGAGGAAAGTTCTACCCAACTACGCTCTAATAATAGAAGAAACTTTGAGCGACTTAGCTCCCTTATAGTTTTCTCAACAAATACCGAAAGTTCCGATTCTTCTCCAGCTGGCAATACAAATCAACTGAAAAGTCCCAAACCATTGCGAAATGATGATAGAAAGAAAATACAGCGAAAAACTTCTTCTTGTGGCAGTACCATAACAAAAGAAGTGAAGAGTGCTGCGGAAGACAAGCAAAATCATCAACGTAAAAGTATATCTGGTGCCAGTACCCCCACAAAAGAAGTTAAAACTCCTGTggaaagcaaacaaaatcttCAACCAATTTTAAGGCAACAGAGGCGCACCACTTTACGTCCCAATTCTCTTTTTATAAGTCCACCAAGTTTTATAAACAATGGACCCTCTTTACTACAAAAAAGTCCACTGCACACAAGAATGGAGAGTAAAAAGATAATCAAACGTCCCACCTCTCTATTGACATGTCCACCCAGTTTCATAGATAATGGGCCTAGTTGTGGTTTAAGCGAGAAGAAAAGTCCTGTTGTGCTACGAAAAgatcaaaaaaagaatctggtgCGCCCTAAATCTCTTTTCATATGTCCCCCAAGTTTTATAGGTAATGGACCCTCTACAACACCAAAAACTCCCCAATATCAGAAAAAGAGCATTGCACGTACCAGCTCCCTATCGACATGTCCACCCAGCTTCATAGGCAATGGCCCTAGCTATGGTTTATTATCACCCCAAAGTCCAAATTTACTACGAGGCGAGCAGAGAAAGAAAATTGTGCGTCCCACATCTCTTTATACATGTCCACCCAGTTTTATCGATAATGGACCCTCCACAACACCAAATCCTCTCAAAGAGGATATTGAAAGCGAAGGCTGTTTACTACGAAATCCTACGCCTACAATAAGGGAAGATGATGCTATAACTCAGGAAGGCAATGTCAATCCGACGAATACTTCAAATCAGCAACAAAATGGTCGTAGAAAGAATTTTGAGCGCACCTGCTCTCTCTTTATAATCCCCCCAAGCCATGAAGATAAGACCCCCACTTTTCACTGTGAACTGAAAAGTCCCAAGAAACTACAGCAACCCAATTATGGAGACAACATCAAACCCAAGAGATCTATTCTGAAGagtgtatcttaa